The following proteins are encoded in a genomic region of Bradyrhizobium sp. SK17:
- a CDS encoding ABC transporter permease, with translation MSGDPTLERIAQGEGLALCAAGNWTARFAPALERIVSDAEKLRGSRPHIFIDVSQVASLDTFGAWLIERLRRSLSDTGAEAEIAGLSANYSSLVDEVRRVDPAPKAAGEPLLIVGMLEQIGRTVAGISGTIVGLVDMLGAVLAAAAWVLIHPRSFRFTSTVHHLEQVCLRAVPIVVLITFLIGCIISQQGIFHFRRFGADIFVVDMLGVLVLREIGVLLVAIMVAGRSGSAYTAELGSMKMREEIDALRTMGFDPIEVLILPRMLALVLALPILAFLGAMAALYGGGLVAWLYGGVDPEAFLLRLRDAISIDHFIVGMVKAPVMAAVIGIVACVEGLAVQGSAESLGQHTTASVVKGIFFVIVMDGVFAIFFASIGM, from the coding sequence GTGAGCGGCGACCCGACACTGGAGCGGATAGCCCAAGGCGAAGGACTGGCGTTGTGCGCGGCGGGCAACTGGACGGCCCGCTTCGCGCCGGCGCTCGAGCGGATCGTCTCCGATGCCGAGAAGCTGCGCGGCAGCCGCCCGCATATTTTTATCGACGTGTCGCAGGTCGCAAGCCTCGACACCTTCGGCGCCTGGCTGATCGAACGGCTGCGCCGCAGCCTCAGCGACACCGGTGCCGAAGCCGAGATTGCCGGCCTCTCGGCGAATTATTCCAGCCTGGTCGACGAGGTCCGCCGCGTCGATCCCGCGCCCAAGGCCGCGGGTGAACCGCTGCTGATCGTGGGCATGCTCGAGCAGATCGGGCGCACCGTGGCCGGGATCAGCGGCACCATCGTCGGCCTGGTCGATATGCTCGGCGCGGTGCTGGCCGCGGCCGCCTGGGTGCTGATCCATCCGCGCAGCTTCCGCTTCACCTCGACGGTGCATCACCTCGAACAGGTCTGCCTGCGCGCGGTGCCGATCGTGGTGCTGATCACCTTCCTGATCGGCTGCATCATCTCGCAGCAGGGCATCTTCCATTTCCGCAGGTTCGGCGCCGACATCTTCGTCGTCGACATGCTGGGCGTGCTGGTGCTGCGCGAGATCGGCGTGCTACTGGTCGCGATCATGGTCGCGGGCCGCTCGGGCTCGGCCTATACCGCCGAGCTCGGCTCGATGAAGATGCGCGAGGAGATCGACGCGCTGCGCACCATGGGCTTCGATCCGATCGAGGTGCTGATCCTGCCGCGCATGCTGGCGCTGGTGCTGGCGCTGCCGATCCTGGCCTTCCTCGGTGCAATGGCCGCGCTCTATGGCGGCGGCCTGGTGGCCTGGCTCTATGGCGGCGTCGATCCGGAAGCCTTCCTGCTCCGCCTTCGTGATGCCATATCGATCGACCATTTCATCGTCGGCATGGTCAAGGCGCCGGTCATGGCGGCGGTGATCGGCATCGTCGCCTGCGTCGAGGGGCTGGCGGTGCAGGGCTCGGCGGAGTCGCTCGGACAGCACACCACCGCGTCGGTGGTGAAGGGAATCTTCTTCGTGATCGTGATGGACGGCGTGTTCGCGATCTTCTTCGCCTCGATCGGGATGTGA
- a CDS encoding glycosyltransferase family 1 protein: MTHILVATDAWHPQVNGVVRTLTMMAQAAKSLGVEVSFLTPDEFRTFAMPSYRDLRLALPYQAKVASLIKAAKPDSIHIATEGPIGLSVRRYCRKHGLPFTTSFHTRFPEYVSARTPVPEAWVWRALRWFHKPSRAVMAATPALAAELRQRGFRNVVLWSRGVDTALFHPRDVDLCLPQPVYLSVGRVAVEKNLEAFLDLDLPGTKVVVGDGPARAALERKYPEAVFLGARHGEELAEIYAAADVFVFPSRTDTFGLVLLEALASGLPVAAFPVTGPRDVIGAAPVGVLDEDLHHACLEALSIPRQACVDFAALHTWQASARVFIERCLNVRPAAPDGEGEVFEFGAEEHHFAGLPASQPTSR, from the coding sequence ACCATGATGGCGCAGGCGGCGAAATCGCTCGGCGTCGAGGTGAGTTTCCTGACGCCGGACGAGTTCCGCACCTTCGCGATGCCGAGCTACCGCGATCTCCGGCTGGCATTGCCGTATCAGGCCAAGGTCGCCAGCCTGATCAAGGCGGCCAAGCCCGACAGCATCCATATCGCGACCGAAGGCCCGATCGGGCTTTCGGTCCGCCGCTATTGCCGCAAGCACGGCCTGCCGTTCACGACGAGCTTCCACACCCGTTTCCCGGAGTATGTGTCGGCACGGACGCCGGTTCCGGAAGCCTGGGTGTGGCGTGCGTTGCGCTGGTTCCACAAGCCGAGCCGGGCCGTGATGGCGGCGACGCCGGCGCTGGCGGCCGAACTGCGCCAGCGTGGCTTCCGCAACGTGGTGCTGTGGTCGCGCGGCGTCGACACCGCGCTGTTCCATCCGCGTGATGTCGATCTCTGCCTGCCGCAGCCGGTCTATCTGAGCGTCGGCCGGGTCGCGGTGGAGAAAAACCTCGAGGCATTCCTCGATCTCGATTTGCCCGGCACCAAGGTTGTGGTCGGGGACGGCCCGGCGCGGGCTGCGCTGGAGCGGAAATATCCGGAAGCCGTCTTCCTCGGCGCGCGCCATGGAGAAGAATTGGCTGAGATCTATGCGGCGGCCGATGTGTTCGTTTTCCCCAGCCGCACCGATACGTTCGGTCTGGTGTTGCTCGAGGCCTTGGCGAGCGGTCTGCCGGTTGCCGCATTTCCGGTCACCGGCCCCCGCGACGTGATTGGCGCGGCACCGGTCGGCGTGCTCGACGAGGATCTGCATCACGCCTGCCTGGAGGCGCTCAGCATCCCGCGGCAGGCCTGCGTCGATTTCGCCGCGCTGCATACCTGGCAGGCGTCGGCCCGGGTGTTCATCGAGCGCTGCCTGAACGTCCGCCCCGCGGCGCCGGACGGCGAGGGGGAGGTGTTCGAATTCGGTGCCGAGGAGCACCATTTCGCAGGCCTGCCGGCGAGCCAGCCGACCTCGCGCTAA
- the dgcA gene encoding N-acetyl-D-Glu racemase DgcA — MTSTSRGTVSLTVRIERWPIAGSFTISRGAKTEAVVVVAEVGQGGLIGRGECVPYPRYGETPEATLEAIQAMQEPLAGGMDRIALQGRMPTGAARNALDCALADLEAKRAGRRIWNLLGRSAPEPRTTAYTISLGTSEAMAEAAAKAAHRALLKIKLGGDGDGARIAAVRKAAPGSELIVDANEAWTEDNLAANLKACADAGVTLIEQPLPAGKDEALARIKRPVAVCADESVHDRASLAGLRGRYDAVNIKLDKTGGLTEAMAMADAARALGFEIMIGCMVATSLSMAPAMLIAQAARFVDLDGPLLLAKDRDHGLRYEGSQVYPPDAALWG; from the coding sequence ATGACTTCCACCTCACGCGGAACTGTTTCCTTGACGGTGAGGATCGAGCGCTGGCCGATCGCGGGCTCGTTCACGATCAGCCGTGGCGCCAAGACCGAAGCCGTCGTCGTGGTGGCGGAGGTCGGCCAGGGCGGCCTGATTGGCCGCGGCGAATGCGTGCCCTATCCGCGCTATGGCGAAACGCCGGAGGCGACCCTGGAGGCGATCCAGGCCATGCAGGAACCGCTTGCCGGCGGTATGGACCGCATCGCCCTGCAAGGGCGGATGCCCACCGGGGCCGCCCGCAATGCGCTGGACTGCGCGCTAGCGGACCTCGAGGCGAAGCGCGCCGGTCGGCGGATATGGAACCTGCTCGGCCGGTCTGCGCCAGAACCCCGCACCACCGCCTACACGATCTCGCTCGGGACATCAGAGGCGATGGCGGAAGCCGCCGCGAAGGCCGCGCACCGCGCGCTGCTCAAGATCAAGCTCGGCGGCGATGGCGACGGCGCGCGGATCGCCGCCGTGCGCAAGGCGGCGCCGGGTTCCGAGTTGATCGTCGATGCCAACGAGGCCTGGACCGAGGACAACCTTGCCGCCAACCTCAAGGCCTGCGCCGATGCCGGCGTCACTTTGATCGAGCAGCCGCTGCCGGCGGGCAAGGACGAAGCGCTGGCGCGGATCAAGCGGCCGGTCGCGGTGTGCGCTGACGAGAGCGTGCACGATCGCGCCTCGCTCGCCGGATTGCGCGGCCGCTACGACGCGGTCAACATCAAGCTCGACAAGACCGGCGGACTGACCGAGGCGATGGCGATGGCGGATGCCGCCCGCGCGCTCGGCTTCGAGATCATGATCGGCTGCATGGTCGCGACCTCGCTGTCGATGGCGCCGGCGATGCTGATCGCGCAGGCCGCCCGCTTCGTCGATCTCGACGGCCCGCTGCTGCTGGCGAAGGATCGCGACCATGGCCTGCGCTACGAGGGCAGCCAGGTCTATCCGCCGGACGCGGCGCTGTGGGGATGA
- a CDS encoding ABC transporter ATP-binding protein, producing the protein MADEDNDAIIRVRDITVQFGETRVLDGLNLDVKRGEILGFVGPSGAGKSVLTRTIIGLVPKVSGRIEVFGVDLDAANSAQRRAVERRWGILFQQGALFSSLTVRQNIQFPAREYLRVSQRLLDEIMVAKLVMVGLKPEVADRYPSELSGGMIKRVALARALALDPELVFLDEPTSGLDPIGAGDFDELVRTLQRTLGLTVFMVTHDLDSLYTACDRIAVLGNGKIIAAGSIADMKASQHPWLQQYFNGKRARAVVA; encoded by the coding sequence ATGGCGGACGAGGACAACGACGCCATCATCCGGGTCCGCGACATCACCGTGCAGTTCGGCGAGACCCGGGTGCTCGACGGCCTCAACCTCGACGTCAAGCGCGGCGAGATCCTCGGCTTCGTCGGGCCGTCGGGCGCCGGCAAGTCGGTGCTGACGCGCACCATCATCGGCCTGGTGCCGAAGGTTTCCGGCCGCATCGAAGTGTTCGGCGTCGACCTCGATGCCGCCAACTCGGCGCAGCGCCGCGCCGTCGAGCGGCGTTGGGGCATCCTGTTCCAGCAGGGCGCGTTGTTCTCCTCGCTCACGGTGCGCCAGAACATCCAGTTCCCGGCGCGCGAATATCTTCGGGTCTCGCAGCGGCTGCTCGACGAGATCATGGTGGCGAAGCTCGTGATGGTCGGGCTGAAGCCCGAGGTCGCCGATCGCTATCCGTCGGAACTTTCGGGCGGCATGATCAAGCGCGTCGCGCTGGCGCGCGCGCTCGCGCTCGACCCTGAGCTCGTGTTCCTCGACGAGCCGACCTCGGGCCTCGACCCGATCGGCGCCGGCGATTTCGACGAGCTGGTGCGCACATTGCAGCGCACTTTGGGGCTGACCGTTTTCATGGTAACCCACGATCTCGACAGCCTCTACACCGCGTGCGACCGGATCGCCGTTTTAGGGAACGGTAAGATCATTGCTGCAGGATCGATCGCCGACATGAAGGCATCGCAGCATCCGTGGTTGCAGCAATATTTCAACGGCAAGCGCGCCCGTGCCGTTGTGGCTTAG
- a CDS encoding MFS transporter, with the protein MSSESQIPIAARVASRRFARRLAAFYATLFGMTGVHLPFFTVWLKAIGIDATWIGIITAVPPVTRFTVLPLITAAAERRQMLRGAIIATGFATALGFVVIGTQHQPFVLLAVYALTCCVWTPMVPLTDAYALRGVRQFGLSYGPLRLWGSAAFAVCALVSGFLLRYVAEVDLIWIITAMTLLGALVGLTLRPLGRPAAAAAPKAGAPRLLRNPTFLAIIVASSLIQGSHGAYYIFASIAWQQAGFNGLTIACLWVIGVIAEIVLFALSPRFTLPSAVLVMIAAASAAARWAITAQDPPLAVLAVVQLGHGLSFGLTQVGVMGLMVQHVPGHVMARAQGYLTACGGIVASTTAIVSGMVYARFGLGVYDMMAAMAATGGLVAWLARGRLTHHHPHSAASGG; encoded by the coding sequence ATGTCTTCCGAATCACAAATCCCCATTGCAGCCAGGGTTGCATCGCGGCGATTCGCGCGAAGGCTCGCGGCATTCTACGCCACGCTGTTCGGCATGACCGGGGTGCATCTGCCGTTCTTCACGGTGTGGCTGAAGGCGATCGGGATCGATGCCACCTGGATCGGCATCATCACCGCCGTGCCGCCGGTGACGCGCTTCACCGTGCTGCCGCTGATCACCGCGGCGGCGGAACGGCGCCAGATGCTGCGCGGCGCGATCATCGCCACCGGCTTCGCCACGGCGCTGGGCTTCGTCGTGATCGGCACCCAGCATCAGCCGTTCGTGCTGCTTGCGGTCTACGCGCTGACCTGCTGCGTCTGGACGCCGATGGTGCCGCTCACCGACGCCTATGCGCTGCGCGGCGTCCGGCAATTCGGCCTCAGCTACGGGCCGCTGCGGCTGTGGGGGTCGGCGGCCTTCGCGGTCTGCGCGCTGGTCAGTGGTTTCCTGCTCCGCTACGTCGCGGAGGTCGATTTGATCTGGATCATCACGGCCATGACGCTGCTCGGCGCGCTGGTCGGGCTGACCTTGCGGCCGCTCGGCCGTCCGGCGGCGGCCGCCGCGCCGAAGGCCGGCGCGCCAAGACTGCTGCGCAATCCGACCTTTCTCGCCATTATCGTGGCCTCGTCGCTGATCCAGGGCAGCCACGGCGCCTATTACATCTTCGCCTCGATTGCCTGGCAGCAGGCCGGCTTCAACGGCCTGACCATCGCATGCCTCTGGGTGATCGGCGTGATCGCCGAGATCGTGCTGTTCGCATTGTCGCCGCGCTTCACGCTGCCGTCGGCGGTGCTGGTGATGATCGCAGCGGCCAGCGCCGCGGCGCGCTGGGCGATCACCGCGCAGGACCCGCCGCTCGCGGTGCTCGCCGTGGTCCAGCTCGGACACGGCTTGAGCTTCGGCCTGACCCAGGTCGGCGTCATGGGGTTGATGGTGCAGCACGTGCCGGGGCATGTGATGGCGCGCGCGCAGGGCTATCTCACCGCCTGCGGCGGCATCGTCGCCAGCACCACGGCGATCGTCAGTGGCATGGTCTATGCGCGCTTCGGGCTCGGCGTCTACGACATGATGGCGGCGATGGCGGCCACCGGCGGGCTGGTGGCGTGGCTGGCGCGTGGACGCCTAACCCATCATCATCCCCACAGCGCCGCGTCCGGCGGATAG
- a CDS encoding threonine/serine dehydratase, producing the protein MTDTVSNPPVAAADIDAAARVVAPFAVRTPLLTFPVLNERVGSQVFLKPEMLQRTGSFKFRGAFNKLASIPQDKRSGGVVAFSSGNHAQGVAAAAKILNMQATIVMPADSPLTKRERTKSYGAEVVLYDRDRDDRAAIASGIASKRGATLVPPYDDPLVIAGQGTAGREIAEDMAALGLTPDIVVAPASGGGLIAGVATAVKAKYPQAQVIVAEPAGYDDHALSLKVGHREAHPVAARTICDALMAMMPGELTFAINSKLLANGVSATDEEVGAAVAFAYRELKLVVEPGGAIGLAALLAGRIDARGKNVVIVLSGGNVDADLFAKLVA; encoded by the coding sequence ATGACGGACACCGTTTCAAATCCACCCGTCGCTGCCGCGGACATCGATGCCGCCGCAAGGGTGGTCGCGCCGTTCGCGGTGCGCACGCCGCTCCTGACCTTCCCCGTTCTCAACGAACGTGTCGGCAGCCAGGTTTTCCTCAAGCCCGAGATGTTGCAGCGGACCGGATCGTTCAAGTTTCGCGGTGCGTTCAACAAGCTTGCCTCGATCCCGCAGGACAAGCGGAGCGGAGGTGTCGTCGCGTTCTCCTCGGGCAACCATGCCCAGGGTGTCGCCGCGGCGGCCAAGATCCTCAACATGCAGGCGACCATCGTGATGCCCGCGGACTCGCCGCTCACCAAGCGCGAGCGGACCAAGTCGTATGGCGCCGAAGTCGTGCTCTACGATCGCGATCGCGACGACCGCGCGGCGATCGCCAGCGGCATCGCCAGCAAGCGCGGCGCGACGTTGGTGCCTCCCTATGACGATCCCCTGGTGATCGCGGGCCAGGGCACCGCCGGCCGCGAGATCGCCGAGGACATGGCGGCGCTCGGGCTGACCCCCGATATCGTCGTCGCGCCCGCGTCGGGCGGTGGCCTGATCGCCGGTGTCGCCACCGCGGTGAAAGCAAAATATCCACAGGCCCAGGTCATCGTCGCCGAGCCCGCGGGCTATGACGATCACGCGCTGTCGCTCAAGGTCGGGCATCGCGAGGCGCATCCGGTTGCGGCGCGCACCATCTGCGACGCGCTGATGGCGATGATGCCGGGCGAGCTTACTTTTGCGATCAACAGCAAGCTGCTCGCCAACGGCGTCAGCGCGACCGACGAAGAGGTTGGTGCGGCGGTTGCCTTTGCCTATCGCGAGCTGAAACTCGTGGTCGAACCCGGTGGCGCCATCGGCCTTGCCGCGCTGCTGGCCGGGCGGATCGACGCCCGAGGCAAGAACGTCGTCATCGTGCTCTCGGGCGGCAATGTCGACGCGGATTTGTTCGCGAAGCTCGTCGCCTGA